Proteins found in one Podarcis muralis chromosome 5, rPodMur119.hap1.1, whole genome shotgun sequence genomic segment:
- the LOC114599607 gene encoding translocating chain-associated membrane protein 1-like 1 isoform X3, producing the protein MFITVQYNVTYTTDERPEPVHFYEYGPKDVATIFFYMLIAIILHAVIQEYILDKINRRLHLSKTKHSKFNESGQLAVFYLFSFVWGASILSAEEFTTNPTLLWKDYPHSRMFFQVKFFYICQIAYWLHSLPELYFQKIRKEDIPRQLYYICLYIVHISGAYILNLHRLGLILLVPHYLVELIFHASRLFYFSDENKQKGFTLWALLFILARLLTLTLSVLTFGFGLARAENPGFSIAEGNFNILTLRISCLAAICLTQAWMMWKFINFQLKKWREHIQNQIPKKTTNIKIKPTRKESSKANFVNGAVKFEEGTSPRKRKSKML; encoded by the exons ATGAGAGGCCTGAGCCGGTACATTTCTATGAGTATGGTCCAAAAGACGTGGCCACCATCTTTTTCTACATGCTTATAGCCATTATTCTTCATGCAGTGATTCAGGAATACATACTAGAT AAAATTAATAGACGTCTCCACTTGTCAAAAACAAAGCATAGCAAATTCAACGAATCAGGGCAACTAGCAGTTTTCTACTTGTTTTCATTTGTCTGGGGAGCCAGTATTTTGTCTGCA GAAGAATTCACTACAAATCCAACTTTGTTGTGGAAAGATTACCCTCATTCTCGAATGTT ttttCAGGTTAAATTCTTCTATATCTGCCAAATTGCCTATTGGCTTCATTCACTGCCAGAACTGTACTTCCAAAAGATTCGAAAG GAAGATATTCCTAGACAGTTGTACTACATCTGTCTTTATATTGTTCACATATCCGGTGCCTACATTTTGAA tCTGCATCGCTTGGGCTTAATTTTGCTGGTTCCGCATTACCTTGTGGAACTTATTTTTCATGCCTCACGCCTTTTCTACTTCAGCGATGAGAATAAGCAAAAAGG ATTTACCCTCTGGGCTCTACTGTTCATATTGGCTCGCCTTCTGACTCTAACTTTGTCAGTTCTCACATTTGGATTTGGTCTGGCAAGAGCAGAAAATCCTGGCTTTTCCATAGCAGAAGGAAACTTCAACATACTAACTCTTAG AATTAGCTGTCTGGCTGCAATCTGTTTGACCCAAGCTTGGATGATGTGGAAATTCATTAATTTCCAATTAAAGAAATGGAGGGAGCATATTCAGAATCAAATTCCTAAGAAAACAACAAACATAAAGATTAAACCAACAAGGAAAGAATCATCCAAAG CTAACTTTGTCAATGGAGCAGTAAAATTTGAAGAGGGTACATCAcctagaaaaagaaaatcaaaaatgtTATGA